In Oscillatoria sp. FACHB-1407, the genomic stretch TTGAACGTTGAACACTTTCCACCGATTACAGGTCGCTATCGCATTAATAACCCCACTGATCCCAAAAAGAAAATTCCTGTCAAGGTTGAAACGATGACCGTTTTGGCAGAAGAATTGTTTGAGATGTCGAGCAACATTGCTCTGGATGAGGCTGACTTTAATCTGGCTAATATGCCCATTCTGCGGGTTGACCTGATCCCCAGAGATGCCTTCTACAGCCTGGGAGCAATGGCATGGGAGATCACCGATATTCTGCGCTCGACGGCAAAACACTATCAGGCAGCGGAAACGGAAATTGCAACCAACGGGGATGGATTTCCGGTGATTTTGATTCAAACCTCACGACCCAAGGCGATCGCTCTTATTGAAGAATTGCAAGCCGCTGGAGGTGTCAAAGCCATCTGTTTTAACCCTGGAGAAGATCCCTACGCTGAGCAACGCTATGACTTAGGGATTTTGCAAACTCACAATGGCGACTTTCACCTGTTTGGTGAGTTCATCGAAGATGATCCCATCCACATTGAAGCTCGTAAAAAGTGGGATCAACGCTGTAAGCGTACCAACGGTTACTGTGGGTTAGTCATTGCTAAAGGCTTTAAAGGCTCCAATCGTGGCAACCCAAGTTTGAACGACATGATGGCACTGTTTGAAGTGCGATCGATCTCGGCTAAGGAATTGGGCTTGGGTCCACTGGAGTTGTCGCTTCAGTTTGAGTAGTGCTGAGGGAAGGTCGTTGGTCAATGGTCAATGGTTAGTGGTCAATGGTTAATGGTCAATAGTTAGTGGTCAATAGGTTAGTGGTCAATGGTTAATGGTCAATAGGTTAGTGGTCAATGGTTAATGGTCAATAGTTAGTGGTCAATGGTCAGTGGTCAGTGGTCAATGGTTAATGGTCAATAGTTAGTGGTCAATGGTTAATGGTCAATAGCTAGTGGTCAATGGTTAATGGTCAATAGTTAGTGGTCAATGGTTAATGGTCAATGGTTAATGGTCAATGGTTAGTGGTCAATGGTTAATGGTCAATAGTCAGTGGTCAATGGTCAGAGTCATTGGTGTCTTATGGCTGCTTGTTGCCTTAGATGTAGCTATCAACGACTAACGGCGTTGCTGATCCTGGGGATGAATGAGTCGCAAGCAGGATGCTCACACTGGTTTAAACGATTCACCTGAAAGGAGTGTGAGCGTCTCTCTCCCGTCTGTGTCAAGATAACCATCCCTCTATTCAGCAACGCCCGACTAACTACTAACTCAGCACTCTTAGCCATTAACCATTGACCATTAACCATTGACTATTAACCATTGACCATTGACTACTAACTCAGCACTCTCAGCTATTGACTATTGACGATTAACTACTAACCATCAACCCTTATCGTTCCTTTTTTTCTCTCTTTCTTCTTCCCAGCATAAGTTGGCTTCAACAGAGCCAAAACTCTCTGTTACGTTTTTTCTCAAGAACTGTAACAGATCCTCAAGAAGTTGGGATGTGTGCAAGGGGCGATGATAGGATTCCTAAAAAAGTTCAGAGAAACGTTCATGACAGAAACTCTTACTGGACAAACTCCCTTGTTTGGTGGCAGCACCGGCGGTTTACTAAGCAAAGCTGAAGTCGAAGAAAAATACGCGATTACCTGGACTAGCCCTAAGGAACAGGTGTTTGAGATGCCTACAGGCGGTGCAGCAGTTATGCGTCAAGGAGAGAACCTCCTCTACTTAGCACGCAAAGAACAATGCATTGCACTAGGTGCTCAATTCCGCACTAAGTTCAAGCCCAAAATCGAAAATTATAAAATCTACCGGGTTTTCCCGAACGGGGAAATTCAATATCTCCATCCTAAAGATGGAGTCTTCCCTGAGAAGGTCAATCAAGGTCGTCCGTATGTCAACAAAATTGAACGTAACATTGGCAGCAACCCTGACCCTGCTACTGTTAAATTCAGCGGCAAAAAGACGTTTGACCCCTAAGCCAGTTCAGTTCCATAGCTGAACTCTGCTTAACGCTCTTTACCTTCTATAACAACTGACTTCTGGAGATAGGAAACCCTATCTCCATTTTTGTTGGCGTAAGGAGATTTCCCGAACACAGAATACCTGTAAGGGCGTTTTGCGAAACGCCCCTGCCGGAAACCGATTGGTAAATTCTTGCTCAGAAATCTCCTAAGGATTGTGGATTTAATAAATCCGCAAACTGTACGGGCGGGTTTAGCAGACTAATCTCTGCCCTGCAATGGATTTGACGACAAAACCCGCCCCTACCCAATATCGAACTTATTTAATTCCCATTCCTAAGGGCATTTCACGAAACGTCCCTCACACCCGTTCTAGAAATTGCGGCTAGTGAACCCAAAATCCAACCTCTAAAATCCAAAATCGGTATAGTCCGGATGCCCTCGTGACCCTTAAAATGGAGGGCATGATTTTTCCAGATTTTGCTCGATTTTCAGAATTTGCTCAACACGGTAACTTCGTTCCGGTCTATCAGGAGTGGGTCGCCGATCTCGAAACCCCTGTGTCTGCCTGGTATAAGGTGTGCGCTGGGCAACCCTATAGTTTTTTGTTGGAGTCTGTTGAGGGCGGTGAAAACCTCGCTCGTTATAGCTTGCTGGGTTGTGACCCTGTGTGGATTCTAGAGGCAAAGGGGGATCAAACGACTCAAATCTATCGCGATGGATCTCGACAAGTGTTTGAGGGTGATCCGTTTGAAGCGTTAGAAGCTTGTTTGCAACCCTACGTCCCGGTGAAGTTGCCGCAACTGCCACCCGGAATTGGCGGTTTGTTCGGTTTTTGGGGCTATGAGTTGATCTCGTGGATTGAGCCGCGTGTGCCAATCTATCCTGCCAATGAAGATGATTTGCCGGATGGATTGTGGATGCAGATCGATCAATTGCTTGTGTTTGATCAGGTGCAGCGCAAAATCTGGGCGATCGCCTATGCAGACTTGCGTGACCCTCAAACCGACCTGGCAACGGCCTATCAACAGGCGTGCGATCGCGTCACCCAAATGGTCGAGAAACTGCAACTGCCGCTGGTTAGCAAAGACACGGTGTTGGAGTGGCGATCGCCTGCCTCGATTGCTCAAGATGCTCAACCATTCTCTGCACCGCTTTACAGCAGCAACACGACTAAAGAACAGTTTTGTACCAATGTCGAGCGGGCAAAGGCTCACATCCACGCTGGGGATATCTTTCAAGTGGTGATCTCACAGCGACTTTCTGCCGAGTATGAGGGTGATCCCTTTGCGTTGTATCGATCGCTGCGGTTGATCAACCCCTCGCCTTACATGGCGTATTTCCACTTTCAGGATTGGCAGATTATCGGCTCCAGTCCAGAGGTGATGGTCAAGGTCGAAAACTCGGCAGACAAAATCAGTCGCGTTGCCACCGTCCGCCCGATCGCCGGAACTCGCCCCCGTGGCAAGACCCCTCAGCAAGATGCAGACCTCGCAGAGGAGTTGCTGCAAGACCCCAAGGAATTGGCAGAACACGTCATGTTAGTGGATTTGGGGCGCAATGATCTGGGGCGCGTCTGCACCATCGGCACGGTCAAGGTGGACGAGTTGATGGTGATCGAACGCTATTCTCATGTGATGCACATTGTCAGCAACGTGATTGGCGAACTCGCCCCTGACAAAACCGCCTGGGATTTACTCAAAGCCTGTTTTCCCGCCGGAACCGTGAGCGGTGCTCCCAAGATTCGGGCAATGGAGATCATTCACGACCTGGAACCCTGTCGTCGCGGTCCCTATTCTGGTGCTTACGGCTACTACGACTTTGAGGGACAGTTGAACACAGCGATCGCCATTCGTACGATGGTCGTTCGCGATCAACTCAACGGCAAACACACCGTTCGCGTTCAGGCAGGAGCAGGTCTAGTAGCCGACTCTGAGCCAGAGCGAGAATACGAGGAAACCCTCAACAAAGCACGAGGTATGTTAGAGGCGATTCGGTGTTTGCGATCGGCGCAGTAGATGGTGGTGAGTGGTCAATGGTCAATGGTCAATGGTCAATGGTCAATGGTCAGTGGTTAATGGTTAATGGTCAATGGTCAATGGTCAATGGTTAATGGTCAGTGGTTAATGGTTAATGGTCAATGGTCAGTGGTTAATGGTGAGTGGTCAATGGTCAATGGTGAGTGGTTAATGGTGAATGGTCAGTGGTCAATGGTGAGTGGTCAATGGTCAATGGTGAGTGGTCAATGGTCAATGGTCAGTGGTTAATGGTCAAGAGTGACTGTAGGGGTGGGTTTTGCTGTTAAATCTCGCTGAATCCAAGTTTTATCTGCTGAACCCCCCGTATGATGTCGCGGTTATCGATTCAGATGGGATATTAGCGGTCAAAGGTAACAGACAGTGACAAGCAACGAATGACAGATGACAATTGACCATTGACTATCGACAATTAACGATCGCCTTTTCTTTTTTCCTTCTTCTCTCTTCTTTTTTCTTTTTTCCCTTCATGCTTCCCTGTAAACCCCCTACTCCTCTGCAATCGGGTGATTTGTTGTGTGTGATCGCGCCTAGTGGCACATTGCGTGAACAAACTGCCTTTGCGAAAGGAGTAGAAATTTGGCGATCGCACGGCTACCGGGTTGAACTGAGTCCCGGTTATGACGATCGCTGGGGTTATCTGGCAGGGAAGGATGACCATCGGCGACAGCAGTTGTACAAGGCTTTGACTAACCCCGACTGTCGGGGAGTCCTCTGTGCCAGAGGGGGCTATGGCGGAGCGCGATTGCTGGAGGAGTGGCAGTGGGTTGAGACGGAACCGAAGTGGTTGATTGGTTTCTCAGACATTACCAGTCTGTTGTGGGGTTTGAGTCGGCAGGGCATCTCCGGGCTTCATGCGCCATTGCTAACAACTTTAGCGGCGGAACCGGACTGGTCAGTGCAGCGGTTGTTTGACTGGGTGCAGGGGCGATCGCTCCCTGCCTTGCAAGGCGTCGGATGGGGTGGTGGCACTGCTCAGGGTTTGTTGCTTCCGGCTAACCTTACGGTGGCGACTCACCTGCTCCATACAGCGGTTCAGCCTGATTTGGAGGGAGTGATTTTGGCGTTAGAGGATGTCTCAGAAGCTCCCTATCGCATCGATCGCATGTTGACTCAGTGGCGCATGACGGGCATATTCCACAAGATACGAGGCATTGCTGTAGGGCGGTTTAGCCAGTGTGACCCACCGCCTAACATTCCTAGCTTTACGATTGAGGAAGTCTTGCGCGATCGCCTCGCCGATCTGGGCATCCCGATTGTCTCGGAGTTGCCCTTTGGTCACGATGGGGTAAATGCGGCGTTACCCGTCGGTGTGCCAGTAGAGTTGGATGGCGATCGCGGTACGTTAGGGGCAATTACCTTTGCCTTCTAAAAAAGAGACAGATTGAAATTGATGGAAGCCCCAAAAATAAAACTGTTGAAATTGATATCTGGATCAGACGAGTCACCAAAGCTAAACCCACCAAACACGCTGGCGCGGGTATTGGAAGACAAGTAGTAGTTGAGTTCCGTCGTTAGCTGATGGTAGACATCATTGCGGTCTTGACGTGTAAAGTCTGTTAGAGCAATTTGATAGTCTAATTCAACACTAAAATCGGGCGGTAGATCATAATTGAGTGACACTCCTAGCGTATTACCAACCCGACTGCGATCGCTTGGATCAGTGAAACGCAAACGTAACTGATAGAAGCTATCGAGAGTTAAATTAGAGTTCAGGCGATCGCGCCGCGATAGTACGAACCAAGCAGAATAATCGTTTAAAAAGCGATCGCCTGAATTGGCATCAATGAACTGTTGATTGCTTAGACTGATTTCACCGTAGGTGTTTGGTAATAACTGCTGTTGAACACCAATTTGCACACCAAAGTTATTGTAATCTAGCTCAGGTAAGCGGCTATAGCGCGTCAGGTTGCCATTGATGGCTGCAATCATTTGGGTTTGTGGACCCAAACTAGGAACAGCTAACAGTGTTGCGCCAGCACTCAACAGCTGATCATTAACCGGATCAAAATCATCCAATAAAATGTTGTCACTTCTTAAATAGTTAACGCCACCCAGCAGAAAAACAGTTTCATTGGGTTCGTTGGTTTGTTCTATTGTGAGTTCCCGTTCGCGTAATCTCAAAATGCCCAGTTCTGGGTCGCCTGTTTCAGTTAAATCATCTGTACTTGCATCCGGCTCGCTAGTCGGGTTAGAAGGGGTTTCATCTTCGAGGGGCAGCGTTGCAGGATAACCGGACGGCAAGGCAGGAGTTTCAGGATAAGGAGCCGCAGGAAGCTCTTTTGGAGTTGCTGTTGTCTGGAGCGATGAAGCAGATAAACCCTGCTGCTCCAGAGGCATAGAAGGGATTTTGATAGGGGCGATCGCCATAGCCACAGGAGCGGTTGAGGGGCGATCGGGGCTTGGTTGAGATGCCGTTGCATCGGGAGACTCAACCTTAAGGGGAATAGCCGGGTTGGCGACAGCATTTTCAGAAACGCTGAGTAGCAAACCAATCCAGAGAATCGAATAACCAACCAAACCTTTCGTACAATTCACGTTTCATTGAGGGTAGAAGGGAAAGTTGCTGCTTGTGACTGCCGCTATCTACTTGAAAAATCGCCCATTGCCATTACCGGATCAATCATCATCATCCCGATCTACAACAGGTCGTCTGTTGCCATTGCCATTGCCGTTGCCGTTGCCATTGCCGTTACCGTTGCCAGGTCGATCATCATCATCGTCATCCCGATCTGCAACAGGTCGTCCGTTGCCATTACCAGGTCGGTCATCATCGTCATCATCCCGATCTGCAACAGGTCGTCCATTACCGTTACCGTTACCGTTGCCGTTGCCGTTGCCGTTACCGTTGCCAGGTCGATCATCCCGATCTACAACAGGTCGTCCGTTGCCGTTGCCGTTGCCGTTGCCGTTGCCGTTACCGTTACCGTTGCCATTGCCATTGCCATTGCCATTGCCATTGCCGTTGCCGTTACCGTTGCCGTTGCCAGGTCGATCATCCCGATCTACAACAGGTCGTCCGTTGCCGTTGCCGTTGCCGTTACCGTTGCCGTTACCGTTGCCATTACTATTGTCAGGTCGTCCGTTGCCATTGCCGTTGCCGTTGCCGTTGCCACTACTAGGTTGATTAACGCGCCCGTTAACATTGCCATTGCCACGATTAATGGTTTGATCGAGACGATTTTGCGACCCCGACTGTATGCCCAGGGTGTCCTGACGATTTTCGACAGCTGCATTTCGACCATTATCGTCACGGCGTGAAGCAGAATCAGTTAGGGCTGGGTTGGGGGCTGGACTGTCATCTGGGAAGGCGGTAAATGTTGCATCTGGAAAGTCATCAGATGCAGCTTCAGGGAGCCGGACGAATGCCGGATTTTCAATGCCATCGCTAATGACTAAAGATTCCTGTTGCTGAAGTGCTGTCTGCATTTCAGCTTGTACTTGAGCGATCGCCTCATCCGGTTGTCCAGTCGCCGCTTCAGAGGGTTGTTCAGACGGGGATGGGACTGGTTGAGCGGTATTCGTAGGAGCCAGTCCTCGAACAAGCTGGCTAGTCTCGTAGAAAGTGTTTAAGTCAAAATCGTAGATGCGTTCAATGCGATCGCCAACCGCCACAGCCATTTGCCCCCCTCTAAGCGACTGTTGCTGTGTACCGTCACGGTTAAAAATTTCAATGCCGCTGTCGGTCAACGCCCCTACGATCGTGGTGTCAGTTTCAGGAATGTAGCGAACAAACAACGCTGAACCTTGAATGCCAGCCGTTGCATTGGGTGTGCGAATGTGAGTCCTACCCTGCCCAGGAGGAATAAGCAGCAACACTGTGCCATTCGAGAGCCGAAAATTTCGACTACCTGCGGTAAACCAGAAAACGACCTGTTCACCCAAACGACCTAAAGACCCATCGTTAAAGCGCAATTCTGCAAACGAGTTGCGGGCAGTAGCTATCCCGTTTCCCGGTGTTAACACATCCGAACGGCGGGCTAAACGAGGGGTCTGATTTTCCCGTAACACTTGCACTCGATTCTGCAACGCCTCAACTACAGCACGATTTAGTGCAGTTTGAGCGTAGGCATCTTGAACAAGTAGCACTGTACTTAACAGAGCCGTAGTGATAAGGGCAGTTGTCTGGCGCAACATAAAGGCTGTAATTAAAAAAGGCTGTCATTAAAATCAGTAAGAATCTAGCTTAACCGCTCTTCCGACACCCGCTTGAGCAATCCGGATTATAATCCAACACAAAAAATCTCAAAATTCTCTGTCGATTTTTTGTAGATGCTAGAGTCCTGACTCAACCTGACTTAATTAGCTGCCGATCTATCCAGCAACACCCATCAAAATTTGCAGTTGTGATAAACACAGCAGGAGTAACCTGCAATTTACCCTTACAAACCGATCATGATCTCTGGTGAAGCCAGCAGCATGACCAACATCCCATCATATTGGCTCAACTGAAAAGTCAAACGCAACCGTATGTCGGATTATCCCTCTGAACCTTCACTACCCGGATCAACCCAGTCTTTGGGTAACGTGACAGTGACATCGGGTAACGCAGCATCATCCAGATCAACCCAGTCTTCGGGTAACGCGACCGTGTCATTGGATAACGTGACATCGGTCAGGGGTGTTTCGTCTGCCAACAGGTCATCCTCTAGCTCAGCCATTTTTTGAGGAATCGCTAAAGCACTAAACAGTGAAGCAAGGTCAGCTTTTACAGCCTGCACCGATGGATATCGTTGGGTAAAGTCGTGGTGTATCATCTGCGTTAGCACAGCTTCTACCTCAGGAGAAATAACCAGATCTGGAGTTTTCCAGGAAATCGTTCCAGTCTTTGCGTCCTGGTTGAGGGTATGGGGATGACGACCTGTAAGCCCTTCGATGCAAATCATCCCCAAGGCATAAATGTCGCTGTTGAATTGAGGATATCCGGCAGATTGTTCTCCTGGCATATAACCCGGTGTGCCGACTGAAACCGTAAACTGACTGTGTTTTTCGTTGGTTGCTGCCAACTGAGTTGTAATTTTTTTGGCAATGCCAAAGTCAATTAAAACGAGTCTGCCATCCGCTTGTCGTCGAATGATATTGGAGGGTTTGAGGTCACGGTGAATCACACCCTGACGATGGACAAATTCCAATACCCCCAGCAAATCGTAGAGAATTTGCAAAATCTGCGTTTCAGAGGGCAATTGTCGTCGTCCAATTTCAATGGTCAGGGGGTGTCCTGCGATAAATTCCTGCACCAGATAAAATTCATGATTTTCTTCAAAGGTAGCTAGCAGTTGGGGAATCTGGTCGTGTTGCCCCAGACGTTCCAGGGTTTCTGCTTCGGTAATAAACAGGCGTCGAGCTAGCCTCAAGGTTTTTGGGTTATCACTCACGACTCGCAACTGTTTAACAACGCAAAGCGGGTTGCCAGGACGCTGTAAATCTTTTGCAATGTAGGTTTCGCTAAATCCGCCTGACCCCAACACCTTGGCAATTTCATAGCGTCCGCTTAAGACTTTTCCCGCCAGAATTGATTCTCGCTGATGTAGAAGATCTTGCAAATCCTCTTGCTGGCTAATGATCTCCTGCACGACGGGTGAAGTCATATAGAGCTTGAGCGTTGCTCGAAGCCGCTGTTTTCTAATTTGCTCTCGAATGGTACCCACGACAAGCTGCGACAACCCACTGAGGACGATCGCCCCTACTGGAACTGCTGTTGGCACAATCAATCGCGCCTGCACAAATAGACCGTAGCTCAGTCCCAACCAGGCTGCCGCGATCGCCGCTGCCCACCCCAGGCGACGGAAGGGAGCTTGGGGGCGGGTTAAAAGCCATGTTGCCAGCACTAGACCTACCAGCACCAGCCCGCTGCGTAACTGAATTTGTGGAACGGCTTCTCGAACAGATTTATCCTCTAGCAAACTGGCGATCGCATTTGCGTGAACTTCAACCCCAGTCATCGCCTGGGGGTAGAGCGCACTTTTGGAAAACGGAGCAGCTTGAAAATCTTGATGGAGGGTAGCTGTTGAACCAATGAGAACAATTTTGTCTCTGAAATACTCGCCCGATTGCAAATAGTCTTCCCAGGTTGTCGCATCCAAAACGTACCAAAATGGCACATGCTCAAAGCTTTGAGCTGACCCATAGAAAAAAATAGAGCTGTCCTTGGGAGCCGCAACAGGCACCTGAGCAGACTGCAAAGTAGCCGATGCAAACGATGGCAACTGCTCTAAAACAGCAGCCTGTACAGGTGGCGCATTTTCTAAAAGCTGGGTCAAAAAGCGATCGCCATACCGATGAATCCGCCCATCTGGTTCTATTAAAAAGTTGATAAAGCCCGCGCATTTTGAAGCATCACAAAACTCTGGCAGTGGGACTGTTAGTTGGGTTGTGATGCCTTGCGGCGTTTCTGTTTCAGCATATTGAGCGGCCAATACAACTCGCCCGGCATGACGCTGTAAGCTCTGAGCCAATCGCTGATCGTCGGCTTCGCCATAGATGCTGGGCGTCGAAAAAATCACATCAACGCCTACCGCCCTGGCTCCAGCGGCCATCAGTTTGTCAATCACCGTAGCATAGGCGGTTCGTTGCCACGGCCAGCTTTGAATTGGCTCTAGTGTTGCATAACGTTGAGGATCAGAGCGAAAAAACTCCCCTTGAGCCAGCGACTCCTCATCAATCGCTAAAATCACCACCTCTGACGGTGGAGTGACGGGTCCCCGCAATTCAAAAAAAATGGTCTGCACCTGCCGCTCCAGGAGTTGCACCAACCCGATATTGAGTCCTGTGGTTGTCGCGGCGGCTAACACCCAAATCCAGCCAACCAGTCGCCCCCAATCGGCTTCTTTAAGCCATCGTTTTGTGACCGTTCCCTCTGTGTCATTGGACTGGGAGCGATCGCCAGATTGAGCATTACGGACAGAACCAGGAGCAGGTTCTTGTTTCATGGCTGGAATCGTTTATTCGTCAACTACAACCGATGCTCCCCATTCTGACAAATCAGTCTTGAAATTCCGTACCTTCAGGATCGTGGATTTAATATA encodes the following:
- a CDS encoding photosystem I reaction center subunit II PsaD is translated as MTETLTGQTPLFGGSTGGLLSKAEVEEKYAITWTSPKEQVFEMPTGGAAVMRQGENLLYLARKEQCIALGAQFRTKFKPKIENYKIYRVFPNGEIQYLHPKDGVFPEKVNQGRPYVNKIERNIGSNPDPATVKFSGKKTFDP
- the trpE gene encoding anthranilate synthase component I; its protein translation is MIFPDFARFSEFAQHGNFVPVYQEWVADLETPVSAWYKVCAGQPYSFLLESVEGGENLARYSLLGCDPVWILEAKGDQTTQIYRDGSRQVFEGDPFEALEACLQPYVPVKLPQLPPGIGGLFGFWGYELISWIEPRVPIYPANEDDLPDGLWMQIDQLLVFDQVQRKIWAIAYADLRDPQTDLATAYQQACDRVTQMVEKLQLPLVSKDTVLEWRSPASIAQDAQPFSAPLYSSNTTKEQFCTNVERAKAHIHAGDIFQVVISQRLSAEYEGDPFALYRSLRLINPSPYMAYFHFQDWQIIGSSPEVMVKVENSADKISRVATVRPIAGTRPRGKTPQQDADLAEELLQDPKELAEHVMLVDLGRNDLGRVCTIGTVKVDELMVIERYSHVMHIVSNVIGELAPDKTAWDLLKACFPAGTVSGAPKIRAMEIIHDLEPCRRGPYSGAYGYYDFEGQLNTAIAIRTMVVRDQLNGKHTVRVQAGAGLVADSEPEREYEETLNKARGMLEAIRCLRSAQ
- a CDS encoding S66 peptidase family protein, whose amino-acid sequence is MLPCKPPTPLQSGDLLCVIAPSGTLREQTAFAKGVEIWRSHGYRVELSPGYDDRWGYLAGKDDHRRQQLYKALTNPDCRGVLCARGGYGGARLLEEWQWVETEPKWLIGFSDITSLLWGLSRQGISGLHAPLLTTLAAEPDWSVQRLFDWVQGRSLPALQGVGWGGGTAQGLLLPANLTVATHLLHTAVQPDLEGVILALEDVSEAPYRIDRMLTQWRMTGIFHKIRGIAVGRFSQCDPPPNIPSFTIEEVLRDRLADLGIPIVSELPFGHDGVNAALPVGVPVELDGDRGTLGAITFAF
- a CDS encoding FecR family protein, whose product is MLRQTTALITTALLSTVLLVQDAYAQTALNRAVVEALQNRVQVLRENQTPRLARRSDVLTPGNGIATARNSFAELRFNDGSLGRLGEQVVFWFTAGSRNFRLSNGTVLLLIPPGQGRTHIRTPNATAGIQGSALFVRYIPETDTTIVGALTDSGIEIFNRDGTQQQSLRGGQMAVAVGDRIERIYDFDLNTFYETSQLVRGLAPTNTAQPVPSPSEQPSEAATGQPDEAIAQVQAEMQTALQQQESLVISDGIENPAFVRLPEAASDDFPDATFTAFPDDSPAPNPALTDSASRRDDNGRNAAVENRQDTLGIQSGSQNRLDQTINRGNGNVNGRVNQPSSGNGNGNGNGNGRPDNSNGNGNGNGNGNGNGNGRPVVDRDDRPGNGNGNGNGNGNGNGNGNGNGNGNGNGNGNGNGNGRPVVDRDDRPGNGNGNGNGNGNGNGNGRPVADRDDDDDDRPGNGNGRPVADRDDDDDDRPGNGNGNGNGNGNGNGNRRPVVDRDDDD
- a CDS encoding serine/threonine-protein kinase, which codes for MKQEPAPGSVRNAQSGDRSQSNDTEGTVTKRWLKEADWGRLVGWIWVLAAATTTGLNIGLVQLLERQVQTIFFELRGPVTPPSEVVILAIDEESLAQGEFFRSDPQRYATLEPIQSWPWQRTAYATVIDKLMAAGARAVGVDVIFSTPSIYGEADDQRLAQSLQRHAGRVVLAAQYAETETPQGITTQLTVPLPEFCDASKCAGFINFLIEPDGRIHRYGDRFLTQLLENAPPVQAAVLEQLPSFASATLQSAQVPVAAPKDSSIFFYGSAQSFEHVPFWYVLDATTWEDYLQSGEYFRDKIVLIGSTATLHQDFQAAPFSKSALYPQAMTGVEVHANAIASLLEDKSVREAVPQIQLRSGLVLVGLVLATWLLTRPQAPFRRLGWAAAIAAAWLGLSYGLFVQARLIVPTAVPVGAIVLSGLSQLVVGTIREQIRKQRLRATLKLYMTSPVVQEIISQQEDLQDLLHQRESILAGKVLSGRYEIAKVLGSGGFSETYIAKDLQRPGNPLCVVKQLRVVSDNPKTLRLARRLFITEAETLERLGQHDQIPQLLATFEENHEFYLVQEFIAGHPLTIEIGRRQLPSETQILQILYDLLGVLEFVHRQGVIHRDLKPSNIIRRQADGRLVLIDFGIAKKITTQLAATNEKHSQFTVSVGTPGYMPGEQSAGYPQFNSDIYALGMICIEGLTGRHPHTLNQDAKTGTISWKTPDLVISPEVEAVLTQMIHHDFTQRYPSVQAVKADLASLFSALAIPQKMAELEDDLLADETPLTDVTLSNDTVALPEDWVDLDDAALPDVTVTLPKDWVDPGSEGSEG